The following is a genomic window from Bacteroidales bacterium.
ATTAAACCATTGCAGACACGGGGCGTTGTTGCGACTGATCCGCACCAGCTCGCACAGCTCCCTTGCTGTCTGCTACAATCGTGCGGAAAATGAGAATATTCAAGTATAAATACTTCCAATTCCCATTGGTGCTACTTCAAAAGGTACACGAAAATTCAGACGAGGGATTAAACCAGATAATCAGCTATGGTCTTGTGGATTTCTCCTCAAAGTTACCGAATAGATCACCGGAGTATATTGAAGATTGGCAGGTGGAGTGGTGGGATAATGGGCATACAAAGAGAAACAAGATTCGATTGCAACTGGACTTCGGGGATAGAGACAAAAAGAGATACCTCGGCCGATTAAGACGGTATGATTAAACACGATCAATCATTATTATGATCGACTTCGTTAAAATACGGATAGAGAACGACAATATTCAAAATATCAAGAATAACACTCTTCTGGATTGGGAACAGCTTGCAATCGAAAATACGGGCGAAATAAAAGAATACACCGCTATTTATCACGGGATCACCTTTACAATTATCCATAACAAATACCTCTACGTCACTGGGAGTTTACATAAATATTGGAATAGTATCAACCTAAGAGGGGAACAAAATTACAATGATTTCACTTTTTCAGATTTAACCGGTGTTATCAAGGAGTTTTGTACATCGTTTGACCTGGAACCCGGTTCGTGTATATTGGAAAACATCGAATTTGGAGTTAATATTAACCCACCGGTACTGACAAAGGAATTTTTGAGATCCATTATAAATCACAAAGGAAAACCATTTACCCATGAATATCGAGAAAACAAATATTTCCGTGAATGCGAAAGAGAGCGATATATCATTAAAGCTTATGATAAAGGAGGGCAATATAAGCAGGGTAATATATTTCGATTTGAAAATAAAACCCGTAAAATGGAACACCTGAAAAAAATAGGCGTTAGTTCATTGGTAGACCTTTTAAACCCGGTCAAATTACACCACTTGGGAGTCGCATTAAAGAAGGATTTTGACGGCTTATTGGTTTATGACTATACAATACCCTCCATGGAAATAAAGACACAGGAACGCCTTATTCTAACCCAGGGGCAAACCCCGGCATATTGGTTGAATTTGTTAGAAAATAACCCTAATTTATACTATAAAAAACGAATCCGGTTTAAGGACTTGGTAAAGAAACACGCTAACCAGGATATTTCTGAAATTGTCGGTAAACTCATCATTCAAAAATGGAATGATCTTTTATACTGCGATCCTAAAACATTACAGAAATTAACCGGGGTTGTAAATTCGGAGTTTACGGAAATTAACAGTTCAGGTATAGGGTTAAAACCTGTAATGTTTGATATTGAGGGAAACACCCCTGACACTCAGGTTGAGGAAAATGTTACTGAGCCTCCACGTCGTTACTGTTTATCCTGTGGGAGAGATATTTCACGCCAACGACCAACCTCAAGATTTTGTGGCGTAAAATATGTGGGATACATTGAGGCACACCGGTGTCGAAATAATGATAGCAATTTTAGGAACAGGGTCAAGTATTTAATTCAACGTGAACAGAACAGTCTGACCCTCTTTGATCCGATTCCGTTCATCATTGAACTAAAACATCTACACCTGGCAAAATCAATCTTGGAAAGTGTCATGGAAGTCGTTTAATCTAAGACATTCTTTAAAATCGTGTAATTAACTAAGAGTCAGTGGAGTTTGAGAAGATAAATACTGTTTTCATATTAAGGGTTTGTATCATCTAAATTATTTAGATATGTTCTAAATTTCTTAATATAATGTTAAATACTTGCTTTTTGGCCTTGAAATGTAATACATTTGTACTCGCAACTCCACTTGTGGATAAATTGCTACTCCACAAGCCCCCCTTGGGATACGTTCCAAGGGTTTTTATTTTATGAAAACAACATTTCTAATTGATGGATTTAATCTTTACCATTCCATTGATGATTTAGAACATTTGGAAGGTACAAAGGTGAAATGGCTGAATATTCATTCCCTCCTTAAATCATATTTACCCCATATATCCAACGAAGCAACCCTTAATTCAATTTATTATTTTACCGCGCTAAGATTGCATCTTCAAAGTAAAAATCCCGATACAATCTTGAGGCATAAAAGGTATATAGAAATACTAAAGTCTTTCGGGATACAAATTGAATATGGTAAATTCAAACAAAAGACCGTGTGGTGTAATTTATGTAGGAAGGAATTTGTAAAATATGAAGAGAAGCAAACAGACATCGCTATTATCAATAAACTTTGGGAACTGGTCGTTGATGATAGTAATGATGCCTATGTTATTGTAACAGGTGATACAGATATTATTCCAGGCATTAAAACGATTAAGCGAAAGTTCCCAAGGATTAAACTCTATTCATTATTTCCTTACCATAGAAAAAACGATGAACTTGTCAGTCTCGTTGATGGACATTTTAAAATAAACAAGGCTAATTATTTAGCTCATCAATTAAACGACCCTTTTATCCTCCCAGATGGAAGAACAATCGCAAAACCCCTTACTTGGTAAAACATAGATAATTTTGTCGTTCTGATTTATTTACAACCTTTTCTATGTCATTACCTTATTTAAAACTTAATAACATTATAACATCATTCCTCAAGTATTGCATTGTTTGCTCATATACTCATTTCTTCCAGAAGCCTTATTATTCTAATGGAATAGCTGATTTTATTCAATTTTTAAATGGTGCAAAATGTATGGTATCAATGTGTACAATTTGGATTTATTTTATGCAGTAGGTTGATCTCATAATCTCGTTCTTTGACCACAATTTTGTACGGTATGCTAAAATTGGTTGTAACCCATGCCAATCAAAAGTAAGAGCGATTTTAGTGAGAATATTTTATCAAATAATTAGTGTACATAATATCAAACTATTTCATTTTTAGTATGAGGTCTTAGATACGCATAGTTTGATACCCAATTTGGTTGAAACTACCGGTATTAAAGGAAATGATTGATAATGCAAGGTGAGCCAATACATAATAATTATGTATACATTGAGGTATATTTCTCATAATGCACACTATGAATAAAATATTGTGATTGGTAATGAAACCTTATTCAAGATGAGGAACTGAAAGATTATGCTTTAAGTTTATTCATTATTAAACTTTCTAAATCTGTGTATGACACCCGAAAACCCTCCAGTATTGAAGCGGCCTCGGTTATCCTGACCCTCAATTTATCCCTGGCATTATTGACCTTCATTGTTAATCCATAATTTGCTATTTCACGTGGATCAGCTCTTAATGCATACCTTAATAAATCAAATTCATCAGCATTCAACGGCAATTCGTCAATCGTTGCGTTGAAAATGTTGTTCACTTTTATTTCCGGGCTTGTCAGAATGCCATTTCCGCATCGAATTACACCTTGTTCCACTTCCAAAGTCAACACGGGCAGGGATTCAATTTTTGAATAGGCTAAAAGAAAGCGAAGAGGTATAAAAACATCAAAATAGCCTTCGGTTTTTGCGGGGATATATCTTGTTATACCAACTGTATGCAATTCTAAATGCTCTGGCAGAACACTAATTTGGGCAATCCCTTTTTTGAAATATCTGGGATTCAATTTTTTTATGTCAGTCAGTTCTTTATGCAAAACTGCCTGGACAACTGTAAAGACCGTTTTTTCCATAATTAATTATTAATGTGAATCAAGGGTTAAAATTAAAAAAATACTACGTTATAAACAACTGATAGTTAGTAAGTTATGATAACATAATTATATTAAAACCTTAGTAATCAGTATCTTGGATGAAAGTTCCACCTAACATCTGATGATATGATTCCTAAGGTTCTGACAACCAAATTAGTTGAAATTTACTTTTACGTCTGCGAAAAATTTGAAAAAGATTTAAAATTTTCATGTCAGCGATTTACAAATAACAATAATCCAGAGTTTACTGATCAGGAAATCATGACCATATATTTATTCGTCATAAGCCAGGAAAAGCGTTATCAAATCAAAGATATCTATCGATTTGCTGATGGTTACCTGCGTTCATGGTTTCCAAAGCTGCCTTCGTATGCTGCTTTCAACAATCGACTCAACCGATTAAGTGAAGCCTTCAAAATGTTGACAACATCTTTGCTTCAAGATTATCAGCCAATCGATTGCATCTTACAAGAGAGTTTGCTGGATTCAATGCCCATTGTCACGGCTCATGGCAAACGCGTAGGTAAGGTTGCCCCCGAACTCACAGATAAAGGCTTTTGTTCAACAAAATCGATGTATTTCTATGGGCTCAAACTTCATGCCCTTGGTTTTCGTCGAGAAAAGCAAATGCCTTTTCCGGAACAACTTCTGATTACACCGGCTTCGGAAAATGACTTGAATGTATTCCGAAATGCATGGAGTAGCATTGAAAATCGAACTTTCTATGGTGACAAGATCTATCACAATGTGGACTATTTTGATCATCTTGCCCAAAGTCAGAAAACCATTATGCTTACCCCTGTCAAAGCCATTAAAAACCAATCTGATTGGGAAAAACAATTTGACAAAGCAGCTAATGATTTATTCTCAAGAGCAGTCTCCCGTGTTCGACAACCCATAGAATCACTCTTTAACTGGTTGATCGAAAAAACAGATTTTCAAAGAGCGAACAAAGTGCGATCTGCTAAAGGCCTTTTAGTTCATGTATTTGGCAAGTTAGCAGCAGCTTATATATATTTGATTTTTAACCCTTGATTCACATTATTAATCATTTATATGAAACCACTCTTCTTCTTTCAACCCACGCAGAAAATGAGATATTTCATCTAATTGCCCTTGTTTATCAGCCCATTTAATATGCTCATATAACCTTGCCTGTTTCGACATATCAGACGCTTCCCACCACGCCGCAAGTATCAATGGTAAAGATGGTTCCCAGCCTGAATCGACACGTTTACGGTTTTTTAATTTTTCCCATAATTTATTCCAGTAAATCGGCATAGGACAAATACGTTCGTCTTCTTGGCAGTATTTTATTAGGGATTCAACAGTTTCATTCGATGGCATAAAAAAACTTTTTCTAAAAATACAAAAATTCATTAATAGATTTATTTAAGCCATTTTTAGCCCCGTATATGCGTGCAAAAAGAGATAAGATAAAAGCATCGCGTTCGTCCACGGGCTTTTTTTGCCGTTCTCAACGGTTTTTTACTGGTACCACGAACTGAAATATTTCAGGTCTTTATCCCTTACCTCAATCTTTCCGCTTTCATAATAAAGCACCACATAGTCTGCGGTTGCGCTGATCTTTTTTAGAGTGGAGTAGTATGACGATGTAAGATATTTCAGGTCGGTGCTGCGAACTTCAACCTTACCAGATTCATACCATAGCAAGATGATGTTTTCCCCTTGCGCTATGTGCTTTAATCCAGAATAATAGCCACTTATGAGGTAACTGCCGTTGATGTCGCGTACTTCCACCTTGTCGCCTTTTTGCAGGGCTATGAATTGGGAATAGACGGGAGTGGTCAGGAACACCATAGCAATGATCCATCCGCCAAAGATTTTGCTTTTCATATTGCGGTTTCAATTATTTGTCATACATTCGTAAAACCATCCACTTTAATATTTCTTAAACCGATGCTTCTAAAAGAACTTCTTAAATCAAAAGGCATAAAACAAAAATGGCTTGCTAACAAACTGGGAGTTTCCGAAGTAACCGTCAGCAAATGGTGTAGTGCAAAAAGCATTCCCCAACGAGTGCATCTCCAGAAAATTAGTGAACTGCTGGATGTACCAGTTAAGACATTAACAAACTCCTAAATGGCGCGCAAATCAAAATACATACTTTCCTTCACCGCCGCATCTTTGCGGCTGAATGAGATGGTGAAGGTGGCTAAAACCGCCAATGAAATGGGCATATCAGACCTGAAGACGCTGAAAGATCGGGGCGTGGTGTTTGGTTCTGTGAAAAGCAGAACATCAGAAAGGGAATTTCGAGAAATCCAGAAAAGGTTGGAAGCATTCACCCCTGACCAGATGAATGTACTGATCAACGGCGATCTTATCTCCCAGAAGCAAATTGCGTTTTTGGCTGTATGCAAGCATTATGATTTCATTAGGGATTTCACCATCGAAGTTTTGCGTGATAAAACGCTGGTCTTTGACTACACGATCAATGAATCGGATTTTAATTCTTTCATTGACCGCAGGATAAACGTTCACCCCGAACTGGAAACATTTTCCGAATCAACGCTAAAGAAAGCCAAACAGGTGATGTTTCGCATTTTGGAGCAATCTGGTATCATCAATAATGCCACCGACAAGGTGATCCTGCCACAAATCGTGCAACCAGATGTTGTCCGTGTGGTGGTGAAGGAAGACCCCGCTTGGCTGAAAATCTTCTTGATGGCAGATATGGACATAAAACAGGTAAAATATTAGTATGGAAGATATTGTAAAGAAATTCGACCACTTGTACAAGGTTATATCCAATGAGGATTTTTTAAGCAAAAAATCTTTGGGCGGGGAGATACCTTTCTTTATTTCCGCCTATGATCCCAGACAACAAGTCGAGGTTGATAGGGCAGTGAAAGGGCTGAAAAACAAACTGGAAACTGGTGGAATCCCCGTGCTGGAACTGAACCTATATGATCTGTCGCTGGAAATCCTGAGCAATGAACTGGGCGAGGGGGAAATTTTCGAACTGGAAAAGAGTATGGACAAACGGGAGTTCAAGGAAGCCCTGCAATCAATACTTGATCTCAACGAAGTTCTGATTCCGAAAATCAAGTCCATCATTAATGCCAGTAACGCAAGAGTGTACTTCCTGACGGGCATCGGGCTGGTGTTCCCGTTCATCCGCTCGCACAACGTGCTGAACAACCTTCAAAATGTGGCTAAGAAGGCTCCGACTGTATTGTTCTTCGCTGGCGACTATAACGGATTATCGCTGGAACTTTTTGGCTTGCTCAAGGATGACAATTATTACCGCGCATTTAACATAGAGAACTACAAATTATAGAGATGATACTCAAAGACTTTTTCGAAAAGGACATTAACCGTTCCATAGAAACGGTTATCAAAGCCGACGACCAAGAACACGTGCTTGACGAAGTGGTGGAATACGTGGTTACCAAAGAGGTATCCAAGAAAATCCGCGACTTCTTTTCGGCTTATAATGATTACAAGGGCGCCAACGGCGTATGGATATCTGGCTTTTTCGGGTCAGGGAAATCCCATTTGCTGAAGATTCTTTCGTATGTCTTGGAGAACCGCGAATACGATGGGTACAGACTGGGTGAGTTATTTGCCGAAAAAATCAAAGATGATTCTTTTCTGAAAGCGGACATCATCAATGCCACCCGCATCAAGTCCGAATCCATCTTATTTAACATCGACCAACAGGCACAGATCACCACCAAACAGGAAGAAGATGCCCTGTTGAATGTCTTCTACAAGGTCTTTAACGACCATCTGGGCTATTATGGCGCTCAGCGCCACGTGGCGGAATTTGAACGCTGGATTGACCAAGAAGGGTTATACAAGGAGTTTCAGGAAGAGTTTGAAAAGCAGACGGGCGAGTTCTGGTCTAATGCCCGCAGGAAGTACTTTTCGCCAAAGGTTAAAGAAGGCATTGGCAATACGCTTGCCAAACTGATGGGCAAAAAGCCCGAAGACTATAATAATATCATCGACACCATTCGCACTGATTCCAAAGTGTCGGTGGATGACTTCTGCAATAAGGTGCAGGAGTACATAAAAACCCAGCCTAAGGGCTTTAGGCTGAATTTCTTTGTGGATGAAGTGGGGCAGTACATTTCGGATAACACCAAACTGATGCTCAACCTACAGACCATAGCCGAAACCCTTGCCTCAAAAACCAAAGGTGATTCGTGGGTTCTGGTAACCTCGCAGGAAGACATAGAAAGTGTCGTTGGCGATATGAATAAAGCCCAGCAGAACGACTTCTCAAAGATTCAGGCACGA
Proteins encoded in this region:
- a CDS encoding NYN domain-containing protein, with product MKTTFLIDGFNLYHSIDDLEHLEGTKVKWLNIHSLLKSYLPHISNEATLNSIYYFTALRLHLQSKNPDTILRHKRYIEILKSFGIQIEYGKFKQKTVWCNLCRKEFVKYEEKQTDIAIINKLWELVVDDSNDAYVIVTGDTDIIPGIKTIKRKFPRIKLYSLFPYHRKNDELVSLVDGHFKINKANYLAHQLNDPFILPDGRTIAKPLTW
- a CDS encoding transposase, encoding MIPKVLTTKLVEIYFYVCEKFEKDLKFSCQRFTNNNNPEFTDQEIMTIYLFVISQEKRYQIKDIYRFADGYLRSWFPKLPSYAAFNNRLNRLSEAFKMLTTSLLQDYQPIDCILQESLLDSMPIVTAHGKRVGKVAPELTDKGFCSTKSMYFYGLKLHALGFRREKQMPFPEQLLITPASENDLNVFRNAWSSIENRTFYGDKIYHNVDYFDHLAQSQKTIMLTPVKAIKNQSDWEKQFDKAANDLFSRAVSRVRQPIESLFNWLIEKTDFQRANKVRSAKGLLVHVFGKLAAAYIYLIFNP
- a CDS encoding helix-turn-helix transcriptional regulator, with protein sequence MLLKELLKSKGIKQKWLANKLGVSEVTVSKWCSAKSIPQRVHLQKISELLDVPVKTLTNS
- a CDS encoding DUF1819 family protein; the encoded protein is MARKSKYILSFTAASLRLNEMVKVAKTANEMGISDLKTLKDRGVVFGSVKSRTSEREFREIQKRLEAFTPDQMNVLINGDLISQKQIAFLAVCKHYDFIRDFTIEVLRDKTLVFDYTINESDFNSFIDRRINVHPELETFSESTLKKAKQVMFRILEQSGIINNATDKVILPQIVQPDVVRVVVKEDPAWLKIFLMADMDIKQVKY
- a CDS encoding DUF1788 domain-containing protein yields the protein MEDIVKKFDHLYKVISNEDFLSKKSLGGEIPFFISAYDPRQQVEVDRAVKGLKNKLETGGIPVLELNLYDLSLEILSNELGEGEIFELEKSMDKREFKEALQSILDLNEVLIPKIKSIINASNARVYFLTGIGLVFPFIRSHNVLNNLQNVAKKAPTVLFFAGDYNGLSLELFGLLKDDNYYRAFNIENYKL